From Apium graveolens cultivar Ventura chromosome 9, ASM990537v1, whole genome shotgun sequence, the proteins below share one genomic window:
- the LOC141682589 gene encoding transcription factor LRL2-like gives MADDSIPKLSSEIRKDLGVNSSSQLVQNTTTWGGIQHLDPAMSDYQRDLFLNHLISMPPLLPVADLTPAPTQQTEYLLQPSLLNLAHSSDMAKNESLMLQIDNNKKLSHKTEGISQPSFVASVADSMGIDRKRKGKEHHGETEEVKYKGTSRGEGERVSPSVRKSRDKHNLSEKKRRNKISENFKNLQNHLAPFKNKSDQVSILDAAIAHIKLLKQQEEMLSMVNGQGQFCIMPSLNNQLAPRAIDKGQTRR, from the exons AT GGCTGATGACAGCATCCCAAAGCTATCTTCGGAAATAAGGAAGGACCTTGGAGTAAATAGTTCATCACAACTGGTTCAGAACACAACAACATGGGGTGGGATTCAACATCTTGATCCCGCGATGTCTGATTATCAGCGAGATCTGTTTCTCAACCATCTCATTTCCATGCCGCCCTTACTTCCAGTAGCTGATCTGACTCCAGCTCCAACTCAACAGACAGAGTATCTTCTTCAACCG TCTTTGCTGAATTTGGCGCATTCTTCAGATATGGCAAAAAATGAATCTCTGATGTTGCAGATTGATAACAATAAAAAGCTGTCACACAAAACTGAAG GAATCTCGCAGCCCAGCTTTGTTGCATCAGTTGCCGATAGCATGGGTATTGATCGAAAAAGGAAGGGAAAAGAACACCATGGCGAGACTGAG GAGGTTAAGTACAAGGGTACCAGCAGGGGGGAAGGAGAGAGGGTCTCACCATCAGTAAGGAAATCGcgtgataaacacaatctttctGAGAAG AAGCGCAGGAACAAGATTAGCGAAAATTTTAAGAACTTGCAAAACCACCTCGCCCCATTCAAAAACAAG TCCGATCAAGTTTCGATACTAGACGCTGCCATTGCTCACATAAAATTACTTAAACAGCAAGAGGAG ATGTTGTCTATGGTGAATGGGCAGGGACAATTTTGCATCATGCCATCCCTTAAT AACCAACTAGCACCGAGAGCAATTGATAAAGGCCAAACTAGAAGATAA
- the LOC141686577 gene encoding uncharacterized protein LOC141686577, producing the protein MDGDNQNNNENQNNNENQGNNDEGGNVFDQLAETLAVLVNQQPKPNIVSQFKRLNPPTFDGATDPAIVEMWIQEMEKAFGLLGSNEEQKVTLAVYQLQGSAYDWWLMEKRKNETTNLEENHEPYTWAKFKKALEDKYFPRTVRLQKERDFIRLQQGGRTVIEYEAEFAKLAKYASTLVADESSRARRLEEGLRSDIRNSVASFELQTYEAVLNKALVIERGLAESEKASGSWNKRRFTQTSGQSFQGGPLKKPHVYDNIGGQGDRETCTRCGKNHPDKVCRWNTGACFHCGEVGHKISNCPHNPPPPPRKEADNKMGKGRVFQLTGNDNYRN; encoded by the coding sequence ATGGATGGAGATAATCAGAACAACAACGAAAATCAGAACAACAATGAAAATCAGGGCAACAATGATGAAGGAGGAAACGTCTTTGACCAGCTGGCTGAAACTCTAGCTGTACTTGTGAATCAGCAACCGAAGCCCAACATCGTCTCTCAATTCAAGCGTTTGAACCCGCCAACTTTTGATGGAGCTACAGACCCGGCTATCGTTGAGATGTGGATCcaagagatggaaaaagctttcGGACTTCTGGGGAGCAATGAGGAACAGAAGGTGACCTTAGCTGTGTACCAATTGCAAGGAAGCGCTTACGACTGGTGGCTTATGGAAAAGAGGAAGAATGAGACGACAAATCTTGAAGAAAATCATGAACCGTACACTTGGGCAAAGTTCAAGAAGGCTTTAGAGGACAAGTACTTTCCGAGAACAGTTCGTCTGCAGAAAGAGAGGGACTTCATTCGACTTCAACAAGGTGGAAGAACCGTCATTGAATACGAAGCAGAATTTGCAAAGCTTGCGAAGTACGCGTCGACCCTAGTAGCAGATGAGAGCAGTCGAGCACGAAGATTAGAGGAGGGACTTCGAAGTGACATCAGGAATTCAGTGGCGTCGTTTGAACTTCAGACGTACGAGGCTGTCCTCAACAAGGCGTTAGTGATCGAAAGGGGCTTGGCAGAATCTGAAAAGGCGTCTGGCAGTTGGAATAAGAGGCGGTTCACTCAAACTAGTGGGCAATCTTTTCAAGGGGGACCACTCAAGAAGCCACACGTGTACGATAACATCGGGGGTCAAGGTGATCGAGAGACGTGTACCAGGTGCGGCAAGAATCATCCGGACAAAGTCTGTCGTTGGAATACAGGTGCTTGTTTTCATTGCGGAGAAGTAGGACATAAGATTTCGAATTGTCCGCACAATCCGCCACCGCCACCAAGGAAGGAAGCAGATAACAAGATGGGCAAAGGACGTGTGTTTCAGCTGACAGGAAATGACAACTATCGCAATTAA
- the LOC141686576 gene encoding uncharacterized protein LOC141686576: MGHPQGNGAIEAANKIIFDSIKKRLGEAKSLWAEELPWVLWAYRTTPRSSTGETPFILSYGTYALLSIEVGLESYQTEVFQIENNEVGLRANIDLLEEESEAAHQRNLKYQLQAAQYYDSGVKK, translated from the coding sequence ATGGGTCACCCCCAAGGCAATGGTGCCATCGAAGCCGCGAACAAGATTATTTTTGACAGCATTAAGAAGAGATTGGGCGAGGCGAAAAGCCTTTGGGCCGAAGAGCTACCGTGGGTCTTGTGGGCATATCGAACGACACCAAGGTCGTCCACAGGAGAAACTCCTTTCATACTATCCTACGGGACATATGCCCTCTTGTCAATTGAAGTGGGCCTAGAGTCCTATCAAACAGAAGTTTTTCAAATCGAAAATAACGAGGTTGGTCTGAGAGCCAACATAGACCTTCTGGAAGAAGAAAGTGAGGCAGCCCATCAAAGAAATTTAAAATACCAGCTACAAGCCGCCCAATACTACGACTCGGGAGTGAAAAAATGA